The proteins below are encoded in one region of Hordeum vulgare subsp. vulgare chromosome 3H, MorexV3_pseudomolecules_assembly, whole genome shotgun sequence:
- the LOC123442019 gene encoding aspartyl protease family protein At5g10770-like, with protein sequence MIQLLGKAGSQAFYVLLLQAIIVDRQQLEVPLSVFSAESVLDSVTVITRLSTAAYVALSAAFKAGMTEYPPVPPNGILDTCFNFTDKINVTMPRVALVFDEGAVVELDADGVMDSSYLAFAVSDHNNTIGNVQQQGFEVLHDIVQGVVGFRAGAC encoded by the exons ATGATTCAGTTGCTCGGGAAGGCCGGGTCACAAGCCTTCTACGTCCTGCTACTCCAGGCGATCATCGTCGACAGGCAACAGCTTGAGGTCCCTCTGTCTGTCTTCTCCGCCGAGTCCGTCCTGGATTCCGTGACGGTGATCACTAGGCTGTCGACCGCGGCATATGTGGCACTCTCTGCGGCATTCAAGGCCGGGATGACGGAGTACCCGCCGGTGCCGCCCAACGGCATACTCGACACATGTTTCAACTTCACCgataag ATCAATGTCACGATGCCACGTGTGGCGTTAGTGTTCGAcgagggcgcggtggtggagcTCGACGCCGACGGTGTCATGGATAGCAGCTACCTCGCCTTCGCGGTCAGTGACCACAACAACACCATCGGGAACGTGCAGCAGCAGGGTTTCGAGGTCCTACACGACATCGTCCAGGGCGTCGTGGGTTTCCGGGCCGGTGCTTGCTGA